The nucleotide window GGCGTCGGTGTCCGTGCCCAGGAGTTCGTCGAGGATCTCCAAGGCAGCCTGACGGGAGACGCGCTCGATGTACTGCTCGTCGGCGTAGAGGTACAAACAGCGGTGGCAGGCCGGCCCGCCCTCCTCGTTGCAGGGGCACTCCACGAGCAACCGGCGGGCGCCCTCCAGCACCTGACGGAAGGCGGCGGGATCGGTGAGCCGATCAAGGTAGCCGGTGCCGTGCGGGAGACGGTCGTACAGGACCAGGAAGTGCCGTGTCTCCGCGGTGTCGCGGTCCGGCATGGTAGCGAGCGTGGTGGCGAGGTGCTGCGGGTCGCCGCCGAAGGCGCCGTCCACGCCCAGGCGCAGGGCCGCCTGGAAGGAGTGGACCTTCTCCTCGACGAGGACCGTCGCGGCCGGCAGCAGGATGCGCAGGGCCTCGGTCTCCAGCTCGTGGGCGAGCAGGACCGGTTCCTGGGGTACGCCCTTCTTGCCGCGCCGCAGCGGGCACCAGGGAGTGTGGTGCTTGAGTTCACGCTGGCGGTTGGCGGAGTTGTCGACGGCGTCCCGGTCGTCGTCGAAGACCGGTCGGCCGTCGGCGCTCGCGGCTCCGCAGGCAGTGCACACATGGAAGGGGGCAATGCGCACCGGCTTCCCGGCGAGCTGCTCGTTCTCCTGGGCACCGATGCTTAGCGGTCCGGCGTTGATACGGCGGATGACGGCACGGCGGGTGTAGTCGACGCCGAAGACCTCTTTGGTGTGCCGCCAGGACTTGCCCACCGCGAAGTCCTTGGGGGCGATGTCGACCATGTCGACGAGGGTGTAGAAGCGGCGGTCGCGGTCGTCGCTCTCGTCGCCGATCCTGGCGTCCTCCCGCTTGTCGCGGGCCGTCACGACGCTGGGCTGAACGATCTGCCACAAGCTGCCGGAGTCGGCGATGCCCGCCTCCCCGCAGCGCGGGCAGGGCGTGATGTCGTTTTCGGCGTTCTCGGTGCGGACGTAGCCGCACGAGGGGCAGAAGCGCCAGTGGCGCCAGTCCTGGTCCCGGCCGGTGACGATGTCGATACCGGTGATCCGGTGCTTGTAGCCCTCTGCGTAGAACGTGTTCCCGGGGGCGAGTTCGGACAGGGCGAAGCCACGCGGACGCCCGTAGGAGAACGACTTCGACTTGTAGCGGGGACGGCCCTCGGGTGTGGTGCCCTCGGGCCAGAAGACGGTGGCGTCGAGGGTGGTCGTGGCGTCGATGAGGGCGTAGTTGGGCAGCAGGCCAAGGTCGCACAGCACGGTCTGGGCGGGCTGACGCTGCCGTGTGGCGCCCTGCTTGGAGATGGCTCCGAGCTCGGCCTCCAACTCCGCCTTTGTGCTCGCCTGTTCGTCGTCGCCGTCTTTGAGCTCGTCGATCGCGGAGCGGATCGTACGGATGCGGGTGCGCAGCTTCTGGTTCTCGCGCTCCCACTCCCGTTCGGCCTTCTCGATCGCGCTGCGGATGCCGCGGACCGCGTACTTCTCCAGCTCCGCCTTGGCGGTGTCGCTCACGCCGGTCGGGAACAGGGCGAGGAAGCCAGCAACGAGTTCCTCGCCGTTGGCGAGGGCGGCGTCGGTGCAATCGGCGAGATAGCCGGAGGGGCCGAAGAGCTCGTCGACTCGGCGCGACAGCGCGGCCAGCGGCCTGCCGTCCTCGCGCAGCAGCCGGCCGCGCGCCGCGAGATCGAGGAGGTGGGCGGTGTACTGACGGCGCAGGATCTCGATAGCCGACAAATACGAGCCCGGCGGCACGATCCGTCCGTCGATCATGTCCCGCGGCCGGTCGAGGAAGTACAGGTCGCGGCGCTTGCGGTCGGGAATGGTCAGCAGGAAGGCGTTGCCAGTACGGCGTCCCGCCCGACCCGCCTGCTGGGCATAGTTGGCCGGACGGCGCGGCAGGGCTCCGAGGACGACGGCGGACAGGTCACCGATGTCGATGCCCATCTCCAGGGTGGGTGTGCAGGACAGCACGTTGGGGTCGTTGAATCCTTCGCCGTTACGGAAGGCGTCCTCGAGACGTTCGCGCTTGCCTCGGGAAAGCAGACCGGTGTGCTCGGCGGTGATGACCTGGTAAGTACCCGCTCGCCGGTACAGGCTGCGGTAGTAGTCGTCACGGTAGTCGCGGTCCCGGTCGTGCCGGTCCACGGTCTCCAGCCACCGGTCGCCGGCGACCAGCCGCCCCGTCGTGCAGCGATACGCCTGGCAGGGCTGCCCGTGGTACTGGTCCAGCAGCGAGGGGTGGACGGTCTGCTCCCAGAAGCACTTCGGGCAGCGCACATAGGCCTCGTTGACCTGGGCGTCGGTCAGCAACTGCAACCGGATGGCCCCTGGCTGGAGGCCGTACAGACGGGCGGCCGTATCGCTCGGGGTACGTGCTGCAAGCAGCCCGGCGTCGGTGAGCCGGGGCAGCAGTCGTACCCAGAACTCGTCGGCCTGTTCGCGGGTCATGTCGAGGCAGCGCTGGGCCCAGGTCTGGTACCAGGACAGACGTCCGGCGGCGAAGTCGAACTCGCTGCTCGGCTTGGGCCGCGCGAGCAGGAATCTCGGCGCGGACACCCCCTTGGGGAAGGCCTTCATACCGCGCGGGCGCCCTCCCCAGATGAAGTAGCGGCTGGTGCCCGCCTCGTCGAGGAACTTCTCCAGCCACCGGTGCCCGACCGCCCCACGCGTACGCAGTCGCTCCAACAGGCCACGCAGAAAGGCCAGATAGCGGGCATCGTCGTGTTCGGTAAGTGTCAACCCACGGTGGGCTGCCTCCTCATGAGCGGCTCGCACGAGCGCTACGGCCGCCTGCTCATCGGGGATGTCCACCCAGGCGGCTGAGGTACGGGTCAGTTCGAGGGTACGGCCGTTGCGGGAGCGGTGGCCGAACTCCATGACGGCTTCGAACGCGAATCGTTCACCGATCAGGTCCCAGGTTTTCTTGTCCCCGCCGCGCCCTTGGCCGGACAGCAGGCGCGCTACGCCCGTGTCGTCGTGAAGGTCCGGCGGGACGACGGCGGCGAGTGTCTCACGGTCGGTGGTAGCCGCTACGACGTCGGCGACAAGGTCGTTGAGCGCGCTCGGCCGCTGCTCGCTCAGGTGCTTGGTGAACAAGGCCCGCAAGGAGAAGGTGTACGAGCGGGAGGCGACGAAACCGGCCCGGTGCGCGGCGTCCTGCACCGAGTCGTTGAACATCAGCGTCTTCGTCTCACGCTGCTTCTTGTCCATCTCCCCGCCGGTGAACAGCTGGGTGACGGAGGCGGCGGCGAGAGCGGCAGCGCCCGTACCGACGAAGCGGATCGCGTTGTGCGTGCCGCAGGCGGGGCACCAGTCGTCCTTGGCGGCGCGCTCCGCGGTGTCGCCGAGCTGGACCAGGACGAAGGCGGAGTCGGGGCCGGCGGGCGCCGGGTTGCCCTCGTCGTCGTAGTCGCCCTGGGGGTCGGGCAGCCGCAGGCGCTGGGACAGGCCGTCGAGCACCATGAGCACGCCCGCGCCGCCGGTGGTCAGCGACCTCTGCGCCGCCGGGTCCATGGCGGTACGGCCGTTGCCCTCTCGGGCCTCGTTGTCGGTAGCCGCCACCAGGGTGCGCACCTTGGCCTTCTCGGCGGTGACGGTGGCCCGGCGGATCTTGTGAGCCTCGAAGTTCAGCTCCTCAAAGTCCGACTCGGGGGCGAGGACCGACCAGCCGGAACGCCCGCACTCGCGGCAGTACACCGCGGGCAGAAAGATCTTGGTGTCGCGGGATGTGGTGGTTTCCGGCGTCGTACGCGACTGGCTCTGCGCCCCGGCCGTGTCCCACGCGAACTCGGCCTTCGGCCACGGCAGTACGCCCCGCAGCATGCGGGTGACGGACCGCGCCCACTGGTGCACCTCGACCTGGACGAAGGGGCGGCTGATCGCGGCCGGCGCGTCAGGGTCACGCGCCACGGACAGCAGCGCGACGAAGCGGGCGAGTGCCAGCGCAGCGATCTGGGGCCGCGTCGTGATCGCCTCGTCCCAGCTCTTCGCCCCACTGCGGCGCATCACGTCAAGCACCTCATCGTAGGTGCGCACCGTGCCGTCGAAGGCGTTCAGGACAGCGTAGGTGAGCCGGTTGCGCTTGAGCGCGGCGCCAAGGGCGACCGGGTCGATGATCCGGCTTCCGGTGACGGCCTCGGCGAGGTCCGCGAGTTCCTCG belongs to Streptomyces graminofaciens and includes:
- a CDS encoding helicase-related protein, which codes for MRRSGAKSWDEAITTRPQIAALALARFVALLSVARDPDAPAAISRPFVQVEVHQWARSVTRMLRGVLPWPKAEFAWDTAGAQSQSRTTPETTTSRDTKIFLPAVYCRECGRSGWSVLAPESDFEELNFEAHKIRRATVTAEKAKVRTLVAATDNEAREGNGRTAMDPAAQRSLTTGGAGVLMVLDGLSQRLRLPDPQGDYDDEGNPAPAGPDSAFVLVQLGDTAERAAKDDWCPACGTHNAIRFVGTGAAALAAASVTQLFTGGEMDKKQRETKTLMFNDSVQDAAHRAGFVASRSYTFSLRALFTKHLSEQRPSALNDLVADVVAATTDRETLAAVVPPDLHDDTGVARLLSGQGRGGDKKTWDLIGERFAFEAVMEFGHRSRNGRTLELTRTSAAWVDIPDEQAAVALVRAAHEEAAHRGLTLTEHDDARYLAFLRGLLERLRTRGAVGHRWLEKFLDEAGTSRYFIWGGRPRGMKAFPKGVSAPRFLLARPKPSSEFDFAAGRLSWYQTWAQRCLDMTREQADEFWVRLLPRLTDAGLLAARTPSDTAARLYGLQPGAIRLQLLTDAQVNEAYVRCPKCFWEQTVHPSLLDQYHGQPCQAYRCTTGRLVAGDRWLETVDRHDRDRDYRDDYYRSLYRRAGTYQVITAEHTGLLSRGKRERLEDAFRNGEGFNDPNVLSCTPTLEMGIDIGDLSAVVLGALPRRPANYAQQAGRAGRRTGNAFLLTIPDRKRRDLYFLDRPRDMIDGRIVPPGSYLSAIEILRRQYTAHLLDLAARGRLLREDGRPLAALSRRVDELFGPSGYLADCTDAALANGEELVAGFLALFPTGVSDTAKAELEKYAVRGIRSAIEKAEREWERENQKLRTRIRTIRSAIDELKDGDDEQASTKAELEAELGAISKQGATRQRQPAQTVLCDLGLLPNYALIDATTTLDATVFWPEGTTPEGRPRYKSKSFSYGRPRGFALSELAPGNTFYAEGYKHRITGIDIVTGRDQDWRHWRFCPSCGYVRTENAENDITPCPRCGEAGIADSGSLWQIVQPSVVTARDKREDARIGDESDDRDRRFYTLVDMVDIAPKDFAVGKSWRHTKEVFGVDYTRRAVIRRINAGPLSIGAQENEQLAGKPVRIAPFHVCTACGAASADGRPVFDDDRDAVDNSANRQRELKHHTPWCPLRRGKKGVPQEPVLLAHELETEALRILLPAATVLVEEKVHSFQAALRLGVDGAFGGDPQHLATTLATMPDRDTAETRHFLVLYDRLPHGTGYLDRLTDPAAFRQVLEGARRLLVECPCNEEGGPACHRCLYLYADEQYIERVSRQAALEILDELLGTDTDAWDTKKVGNTDQIGLDGQVESDLEARFLKALRGWAGQRGDAVLEESGDNSAYLRLDEIGTVHGWRLTAQRNEGYTRTDFTFERVDGPKQKITVYLDGHRFHASRRNNRLARDADKRNRLRAEGRIVFQLTWHDLDAFERQTNTAESGAGREAAEPVWPPYPRSAQDLAKQLYADRGGDDLAATAFTDPMTMLLAYLRSPDHAAWGKRASAMVGGLLGTGQEILVGNGTPDQTRQTLSGLLDAWGRTDGIDPAPVQGTGTLNLFQTSDQSGLPVAFLVDAATGHWSALACLDDTAHDQLGTPEHKARWRSWLQWSNILQFLAHDGGDGIQLTTATAASFDISVLKAFGGVGELESLVVRYGTGTPAPQPVPAEASNETPLEAAVRDLLWDREILEYLDEDDPDSPLTRLAHVLADGGKKAPAYGYELGERGWLADFVWDHGTPRIAVMAEPYDQEDKESDKTWSAYRDAGFTIRSADDWLADLDALLGMLPDATARPDSEEQSAAR